Proteins from one Juglans microcarpa x Juglans regia isolate MS1-56 chromosome 1S, Jm3101_v1.0, whole genome shotgun sequence genomic window:
- the LOC121247256 gene encoding uncharacterized protein LOC121247256, whose amino-acid sequence MFTWRACSEALPTLSNLQKRKVVEDGHCPVCKTNIETLGHVLWGCCATRDIWGQGCKKIQKMLVHSMNFLGIWDQLVKNLQQDELEEAAMVARHIWTRRNEFVHGKEFRHPNSVLRRAREDLQLFRRTKQTQLTNSESHTVSINTWKKPLDGNYKLNWEEAIDDARGKISVGAILRTTRDWLLGLSELGNC is encoded by the coding sequence ATGTTTACATGGAGAGCTTGTAGTGAAGCACTACCTACCCTTTCTAATTTGCAGAAGAGGAAAGTAGTGGAAGATGGCCATTGCCCTGTATGCAAGACTAATATAGAAACCTTAGGCCATGTGTTATGGGGTTGTTGTGCAACTAGAGACATTTGGGGTCAAGGTTGCAAAAAAATACAGAAGATGTTAGTCCACAGTATGAACTTTTTGGGTATATGGGATCAACTTGTCAAAAATTTACAACAAGATGAACTTGAAGAGGCAGCCATGGTTGCAAGGCATATCTGGACCAGAAGAAATGAGTTTGTACATGGGAAAGAATTTAGACATCCCAATTCAGTCCTCAGAAGAGCTCGAGAGGATCTGCAATTGTTTAGAAGGACAAAACAGACTCAACTCACAAACTCAGAAAGTCACACTGTGAGTATTAATACTTGGAAGAAGCCTCTTGATGGGAACTATAAGCTTAATTGGGAAGAAGCTATTGATGATGCACGTGGAAAAATTAGTGTTGGAGCCATCCTAAGGACTACAAGGGATTGGTTATTGGGACTCTCAGAGCTCGGAAATTGTTGA